DNA from Orbaceae bacterium lpD01:
AGCGCTTAACGTAATCATTGAGGCCAATTCTCAATCTCATTGATTGAGATCAAAAAAAGCACGACATATCGTGCTTTTTTTATTTTAAAAATAGATATCCGAAAATAACTATTTAATCACCCCAGAAACTAATTGTTGCGCTTCTTCTTGTAATTGTGCCAGATGATTTTGACTAATAAAGCTTTCGGCATAGATTTTATAAGCGTCTTCAGTACCTGATGGCCTTGCGGCGAACCAGCCATTTTCGGTGATCACTTTCAGCCCGCCAATCGGCGCACTATTAGCCGGTGCGGTGGTGAGTGCTTGTTTGATCGACTCCCCGGCCAATGTATCGGTTTTTAATTGCTTAGCATCCAGTTTTGCTAACTTCTGCTTTTCAGCAAAAGTCGCCGGCGCTTGAATACGGCCGTAGAAAGAGGTACCAAATTTATCGGTTAAACGATCATATTGCTGCTGTGGATTATTATCCGTTTTGGCCATCATCTCTGCGGCTAATAAACAGAGTACCAGACCATCTTTATCCGTTGTCCAAACTTGGCCATTATGTCTTAGTAAAGAACCACCAGCGCTCTCTTCACAGGCAAAACCCAAAGTACCATTAAATAATCCTTCAGCATACCATTTAAAACCAACCGGAAACTCTTGATACTGATGACCCAGTGCGGTTGTGACGCGATCGATCATCGAACTGGTCACTAAGGTTTTACCAATCATAATCGATTTATGCCAATCAGGACGATACTGCAAAAGATAATCTGTGACAGCAGATAAATAAGCATTGGGATTCATTAAACCAGACGGTGTCACAATACCATGTCTATCGGCATCGGTATCATTGCCAAAGGCTAAGTCAAATTGATCTTTAAGTTTAATTAGACCAGCCATGGCATGTGCACTTGAACAGTCCATCCGAATAGCGCCATCATGGTCAAGGTGCATAAAACCAAAGGCCGCATCCACTTTATCATTGACGATATTAAGATTAAGCTGATACTGCTCAGCAATCCTTGGCCAGTAACTGACTGCGGCGCCACCTAAAGGATCAACCCCCATCTTCACAGTTGAGTCAGCAATCGCCTTCATATCAATAACATTGGCTAAATCATCAATATAACCTTTTTCAAAGGCTTTTTCATGAACATAACCACTATGTAAAGCTTGTGACAGAGGCAGGCGCTTGATTTCTCGTAACTCACCACGTAAGAGTTCATTGGCTCTAAACTCGATCTCTTTGGTGATATCGGTATCAGCCGGCCCGCCATGAGTGACATTATACTTAATCCCGCCATCTTCAGGCGGATTATGGGATGGCGTGATCACGACGCCATCAGCCACCTGCGTTTTATGCTGCTGATTATAAGTAATAATCGCATGAGAGATAACTGGCGTTGGCGTATAGCCGTTATCTTGTGCAATAACGGTCATCACCTGATTGGCCGCAAACACCTCTAACAAGGATTTGAGCGCAGGTTCAGACAAAATATGTGAATCTTTACCCACAAAGCACGGACCTGTGATGTGATATTTTTTTCGAATATCAACAATCGCTTGGGCTATCGCTAAAAGATGGCATTCATTAAAAGTACTTTTACTGGCACTACCACGATGGCCAGAGGTACCGAAAATAACTAATTGAGAGGCATCATTTAAATCTGGTTTGATATCGTAATAATGCCCAACTAAAGTATCTAAATTAATGAGATCTTCAGCCAAAGATTGCGTCCCTGCTCGTGGATGAATTCCTGTCATTTTTTAACCTCAGGTTTAGTCATAAATGCGGCCGTGACTAAATCAATCAAGTTTTGCTCAATCGCCATATTTTTCATGATAGCTTCGATAATATAGCGTTTTCGAGCGGTATTATTGTTAGTGACAACCCAATAAGAGGTGCCGTTAATCTCTTTGGGTTTAGTGTTATTACCATGTTCAATTAATGCGCCTTCAGAGGTGGCTAAATAGCGTCGTTTACTACCGTGAAGAGAAGCGGCTGCGAGCGTAAAGCGACTACTATTAAAGCTATACAAGGCCGCTAATATCGCTAAGAAACGATTAACACTTTTCTTTTCTAGTCGAAACGCATCACTTTGCACAACTTGACTCAGTTCAACTAAATCGGTTCGTTCCGTATTGGCTCTGGCTCTTTTGCTGATAACTGGCACATTCGCGTCATTTAATTCATCTTGTGTCAGCAAACGACGAAGAATACTGGAGGCACTTTCACCAATATGTAAAGTTTGGCTTGCGATATACTGATATAGTTCGTCATCAATCTCGATGGTTTTCATAAGACTTATTTTCTCAACTTAAAATTAGATATAATATTCAATTACGAGTTTCAACTCACTTAATGTCACAAGACGATGATAGAACCTGGCCTAATCGAATTGGTTTATCATTTATGATATCATCATCCAGAGATTCACTTGAATCGCAATCACTATCAGATGACGAAGTAAGCGTATCATGGGTATCTGGTTGAGTTTGGTTAGTCTGACTAATGGTCGTTTCGCTACTAACGCTTTGCGGCTGTGCATCACGATTTTGTTGAGAGGGCTTACAGCTGATAAGAGATAAGAGTATGCATGAAAAGAACGCAATTTTTAAAGTGCGCATAGTATAATCCTGGTTGAAAATTTGTAAGATTATACTAAAAAAATCATATAAAATTAACTGCCATCGCATAAATAGTGAAAAAATTATTGAGTAAGTCTATAATTTAGGTTTATTGTGAGATGATTAATAATACATACTAAGAGGATATCATATGAAAAAACTCGTGGCTTTAACTGTCGCAGCAGGTTTACTTGCTGGATGTACTAGCTCTGATATTTATTCAGGCAATGTTTATACTGCAAATCAGGCAAAACAAGTTCAATCAGTTACCTATGGAACGGTTGTATCCGTCACACCGGTCAAAATACAGACTAATACCAATGCAAATGGCTCTTCATCAAATGTGTTAGGCACTGTTGGTGGTGGCGTTGTTGGTGGTATTTTAGGTAGTACTATCGGTGGCGGTGCAGGACGCGATCTTGCAGCCGCAATTGGCGCGATTGCCGGTGCTGTGGCTGGTAATGCAGTACAAAACGACGTAGCACAAGTTAATGCGGTACAATTAGATATTCGCCAGGAAAATGGTAATGTTATTTCTGTGGTACAAAAAGATTCATCAGGTCAGTTTTATGCAGGACAACCAGTAAAAATGATCGGTAGTGGTAATCAAATTAACGTTTCACCACGTTAATCATATTGATAACAAAAGGTTCGAAATGAGAATACTACATACGATGATTCGAGTTGGTCATCTTCAACGTGCGATCGATTTTTATACTCAAGTTTTAGGCATGAAGTTACTACGCTCTGCAGAAAATAAAGAGTATCAATATTCATTAGCGTTTGTCGGTTATACTGATGAAAGCGAGAACGCAGTGATTGAACTGACCTATAACTGGGGCGTTGAAACCTATGACCACGGCACAGCCTTTGGACATATTGCACTGGGTGTTAAAGATGTAGCTCAAACGTGTGAAATGATTAGGCAAGCTGGCGGTAAAGTGACACGTGAAGCAGGCCCGGTAAAAGGTGGAAGTACCATTATCGCTTTTGTTGAAGATCCTGACGGTTATAAGATTGAACTGATTCAAGATGATCAGTCTCATCATGCACTGGGTTAACACTATTTTTTGGTTTTCGATAGATTAAAAAGGGGCTGAAGCCCCTTTTTAATACGCTAAAGTATCAACTATCTTCGGTTACCTAAGATTCTTAATAAGAAGATAAATAGGTTGATAAAATCAAGATATAAAGTCAATGCACCTAAAATAACATAGCGGCGAAATGCATTCGAATCATCCGTAGATAAGTTTTCACCTAATGCTTTCAGTTTTTGAGTATCAAAGGCAGTTAATCCTGCAAACACGAAGACACCAATATAAGTGATTGCCCACATTACTGCTTCGCTTTTTAAGAATAAATTCACAATCGAGGCAATAACAATACCAATCAGTCCCATAAACAGAAAACTACCTAAACCCGATAAATCACGTTTAGTGGTATAACCATAGACACTGATCGCTGCGAACATACCAGTTGTAATAAAGAAAGTACTGGCAATTGACTCGCCGGTATAAACTAAGAAATAAATAGAAAAAGTTAAACCAGTTAAAATCGAATAAATCATAAATAACGCAGTAGCTGTTGCACCGGATAATTTATTAATCATACCTGATAAGACAAAAACTAAACCGAGTTGGGCAATTAATAGTACCCACATGCCTTTATATAACATCTGTAATAAGGCCATATTACCTGACGCATACCAGGCAACAAGTCCAGTTAACAGTAGACCCACACTCATCCAACCATACACCTGATTCATGTAGGTTTGAACACGCGATCCCGTTTTTTCAACGATAGAGCCATTTGAAGAATAACGATTATCCATTAAGAAACCCCTTAAAAAATAGAATTTAACCTTCTAATTATGCCATGACAAACAGCGATGTACTACTAAAAACTTTATCACTATCTGTCCAAAATTTAACTATCAATCTAAACATTCAAAACCTAAGCACGCGTTATCAAAGTCACTGATTTTTCATAAAACTGCAATATACTACTCTAAAGCCGTGTATTTCTATTGCCGTTTGATCACCTTTTATCTAAATGGGGATTAAAACCATTTTTTCAAGGCGGCCTGATCACTCTGTTTCGCTTCAACCCAAGCGTCACCCTGCTGGGTCTTTTCACGTTTCCAAAATGGCGCTTCACTCTTGAGTATATCCATCATAAACTCGGCTGCCGCAAATGCTGCTTTACGGTGAGGGCCACTAACCCCCACAAAAACGATCGCTTGATTAGCTAAAATCTCACCGATACGATGAATAATCACAATATGATTTAACGACCAACGCGCTCTGGCTTGCTCTGTAATCCGCCATAAAACTTGTTCGGTCATCCCTTGATAATGTTCAAGATAAAGGCTAAGCGTTTCCGACTCCAGCGTTCTAACTTTACCCATAAACGTGACTATCGCTCCATCTTGCGGATCAAGTGATAGCCACTCATTGAGTTCAGTTACATCAAACATGTCATTAGTCACTTCAATTCGTGTAGCCATTTAGCCTCCAGTTACCGGTGGAAAAAAGGCAACTTCATCCCCCGCTTTGATAATCCAATCATGTGCCACTAACGTTTTATTGACCGCACAAAGTACAGTTTTTTCTGTTAAGGCAAGTGACCATTTATCGCCTTGTGAAGCTAATAATGCAATCATTTGCGCAACGGTAAGATCATGCTTATCAAGATTTAATTCGTTCTGACCGACCATTTCTCTAATCTGAGCAAAAAATAGTACTTTTATCATAGACGCTCCGCCTTAAAATCACCGGATTTACCACCAGACTTAGTCAATAAACGAACTTGGCTGATAATAATATCTTTTTGTACCGCTTTACACATATCATAGATAGTTAAAGCCGCCGTTGAAGCCGCTACTAACGCTTCCATTTCAACGCCAGTTTGGCCATTTAAGCCACACAATGCCACAATATGAATACGATTATGGTCAAGATCAGGCTCAATACTGACGTCGATTTTAGTTAATAGTAACGGATGACAAAGTGGAATAATCTCCGCCGTTTTTTTAGCGGCCATAATACCCGCAATTCTCGCCGTAGCTAATACATCACCTTTTTTATGACGATCTTCAATAATCATCATTAAGGTCTCTTTTTGCATTTCTACATAAGCTTCTGCTTTGGCTTCTCGTTGGCTTAATGATTTAGCCGAAACATCAACCATATGTGCATCACCACGTTGGTTAATATGGGTTAAAGTTTGATTAGACATAATTTTATTCACATTCATTAATTATTTAATAAATTGATATCAAAGTTTATTTGATACGTGCTGTACTGTAACGGTTTTTTTTACGTGTTTTTTGAGTTTTATGTTATGATTATACAATCATTCGCTCAATAATTTACAAATAATCATGAATAAATATTTAATCTCCCTATTACTTTCTGCTTCCGTTTTTAGCACCGCAGCCATTGCTGCCGAAAAATACGTCTCTGATGATCTGTCAATCTATCTTCGTCGAGGCCCTGGCACACAATATGGGCTATCAGGTACACTTAATGCTGGCGACAAAGTCACGATATTAGAAACGAGTGCGGATGGTAAGTTTACTCGCATTCAAGACGAAAAAGGACGCGCAGCCTGGATAGAAACTTCAGCACTTAGTGATGTACCGAGTTTAAGGATTCACATTCCACAGTTAGAACAGCAAATCACTTCGCTGAAAGCGCAAATTAGTGAATTAGAGACATCACGCGGTACTGTTGTTCAGGACATACAAGATAAGCTATCTACGGCCAATCAAACGATTGATAGTTTAAAAACCGAAAATGAACAGTTGCAGGCTAAAGTCAACGAGCAGCAGCAAGTTGTCGATAGTGTGAATAATCAGCTGGATGAAAAACGCCAAAGTTTAATTCTAAACTGGTTCTTATATGGCGGTATCGTGGCAGGTGGAGGCTTAGTATTAGGTCTTATTTTACCGGCGATTTTACCTCGCCGTAGAAAGAAAGATCGCTGGATGAACTAATGAACATATATCTTGTTGGTGGCGCGGTTCGAGATGGATTGCTTAAGCAACCTGTTACCGATAAAGATTGGGTCATCGTCGGCACCACGCCTGAAGCGCTTATAGAACAAGGATATCAACAAGTTGGCCATGATTTTCCCGTTTTTCTCCATCCACAAACCAAACAAGAATATGCGCTAGCGCGTACCGAAAGAAAATCGGGAAAAGGTTATACGGGCTTTATTTGTGACTTCAATCCCCACATCACCTTAGAACAAGATCTTATTCGTCGAGATCTTACGATCAATGCAATTGCTCAGGATCAAAAAGGTCAATTGATTGATCCCTTCCACGGCATTGACGACCTTGAGCATAAAATCTTAAGACATATCTCACTCACTTTTCGCGAAGATCCTTTGCGGGTATTAAGAGTCGCCCGTTTTGCCGCAAGATTCCATTCGTTAAGCTTTACCATTGCCCCAGAAACACGGCTTCTAATGAAAGAGATGGTTGATGCTGGTGAAATCGATTATCTTACCCCTGAGCGTGTCTGGAAAGAGACAGAAAAGGCTTTAAAAACAGATTCGCCGCAAATTTATTTTTCAGTATTAAATCAGTGTGGTGCTTTAGCCGTTTTGTTTCCGGAATTCGTTCCCCTGTTTGCCCAAACGCATCATACTAAATTAGACTCACATAATCATACATCATTAGCCTTGCAGCAAAGTGCATTATTAACTCAGCAACCTGAGATTCATTTTGCCGTGCTCTGTCAAGGTATTGGTGAGACAGCATTATCAGAAACAGAACAAGCCATATCACGCTCAGATCATCATACTGCTGCGGCTAATCTAATTCGCCAGCTCTGTATTAGACTGAAAATACCCAATAGCTACCGGACCATTGCGCTGATTGCCCGTCAATACTACCGAGCAATCCTTATTGTTGAGCAGTTATCTGCAGAACAAATCCTGCAAATACTCAATGGTATCGATGTTTGGCGTCATCCAACACATTTAACTCAGCTACTGTTATGTGCTCAAGCAGATTTTATGGCAATGCCATCACAACAAAAGGCTTTCTCACAAGCAACCTATTTGACAAACATGTATCATGTTGCTGAAAAAATAGACGTGCAGAAAGTGATTGCCGATGGATTTAAACAAGCTGATATAAAAATAGAACTTGAAAAGCGTCGCTTAATGGCGATAAAGTCAGCAATCGAGACCACAGCGATCATTTAAATCGTGGGTTTTATAATAAATTTGTCGGTAAACAGCTGTTTTAACCTTAAATATTTTTAAGTAAAAACAACCCAAATTGTTAATAAAACAGGCAATAGTGGTGTTTTTTTAATAAGATTGATTATATCTCAAACAATCGAACATTTTTTTCAAAAAAAGGGTTGACGATTGGCGCTAAGAAACGCATAATTCGCATCGCAGTGTTGGTTATGACGTTGCGAATTGAGTTGGCTACGTAGCTCAGCTGGTTAGAGCACATCACTCATAATGATGGGGTCACAGGTTCGAATCCCGTCGTAGCCACCATAAAGAAAGATTGAAATGCGGGTGTGGCGAAATTGGTAGACGCACCAGATTTAGGTTCTGGCGCCGCGAGGCGTGTGAGTTCAAGTCTCTCCACCCGCACCATTCAATCGAGAGTATTTTTAGTTGGGGTATAGCCAAGTGGTAAGGCAGCGGGTTTTGATCTCGCCATTCCAAGGTTCGAGTCCTTGTACCCCAGCCATTTCTCTTATACATTAAGTGAGATGCTTCAGCATAAAGAGTGAAGTTTCCTATTTTATTCTTCAATATCATTAAAATAATTCATCCAATTAAATCGAGCATAAACTTACCCTCATGTAAGTTAGTTTTATTTATGACCGTCTTCTCAATTTTTTATTGGGGTATAGCCAAGCGGTAAGGCAGCGGATTCTGATTCCGCCATTCCGAGGTTCGAATCCTCGTACCCCAGCCATTAAAATCAAGCACTTACGTAATATTTTTTTGGCCTGAAATAATCAAAAAGAATATACAGCAAGAATATTATTGTCACTTTTAATTCGATAGACATCAAAAAAGACGACTTAAGCCGCCCTTATATTATTAATTTTTATTTTAAAGAAATTTGTTCTCTGGCATTAGTTCGTCCGCTTCTGCTGTTAAGTCTCACACTGTTTCTATAGCACTAAAAGCTATCTTATGATTAAATCCGACCCTGCATAATCGCCACTGTAAATTAACATTGTTGTGATCGACTTCACTGGTATTATTTTTTTGTATTCCGTCGTAATGTTTAATTTGCGATAAATTATTATATTTCATTGTTTATTTCCTTTCCTGGTTTTAATCAAGATCTAACTCCAAAGCTATAAAGCTATTAATCATTACTCATGTTAGTAAAAGTCACTGATAACTTGAAGTTAACACCTTATAATAGTCACAATAACAGAATTAAAGCGCAGATTTGCTTATCTATCTAACTTGTTTAAATGCCATTTTGGGCATCTATGATGAAATGATTTTAGGCGTTAACTCAATTAGCTATTCAGGAAAGGCTTACGATTCTGCCAAATGGTAGTGTGGAAATTAGTACAAAGCCAGTCCTAAGATATAATTGTAATAATAATGACCACATCAAGAATAATTTTATTCTTGGCTCCACATGGTATAAAAAAGTGATGATTGCATTATCGTAGAATAAATTAAAGGGCTATATGCCCTTTTGTATTTTTATCTAATCTGCTATTTTAATTAAAAAAATTATTAAGGTCGCGTATGAAATATATTCATATTCTTATTTTGTTAATGACGAATGATTTAACTTTTTTGAAAAAGTGTTGGGAAGTTGAATTTATAGCAAAAAAATTCAAGTGACGAAGACTTTTCAGGCGATTACGTGGAAATAACAATACATTTATCCCTTGGTGGAGACTGGTTAATGAAATGTACTGTCATGGAAATAAGAAGCAAAAAGAAATAGGCTTCAAGCTTGGGCAAAAAGTGAATATAAGATACGGTATAGAAATAATGATCGGAGCTAAGATTGGATATAATTTTACAATAGATCACTCCTCTGGCATTGTTATAGGTGCATCAGCGGTCATAGGCAAAAATTTTTCAATTCGGCAAAATACCACCATTGGCGGCTGCAATGTCAATATAGGTAATAATGTTTTTATCGGTCCAAATAGCTGCATAGTATCTTGTACCCCAAATCAACCGCTAGTAATTGGCGATAACGTTACTGTAGGCGCAATATCTTTCATCAATAAAGATATTCCTGACAATTGTACTGTTTACACTGAAAAAACTAACAAGATCATAATAAATCTTAAATAATCATTTTTTTGATCGTTCTATATTTTTTTCAACAGTAACACGGCTATTTTCATTAAAACGAACGAAGAGTGACTTATGAGATTGAGAAACTGGATTTACCAAAAAACAGGGATTAAATTAAAAAAACTCAATTACCGTTTAAACTCATTGAGCTAGCATCAAAAAAATAGCTTAACTAATACAAATAAGATAGAGATTTTAGCCATTGGATCTTCACATGGCGCGTACTCTTTTAACTCACCTATGATACCAAATGCTTTTAATCTTTGCTCTACAAACCAAGATTTATATTATTCCCTCAATCTTTATGACAAAAATCAGATAAATCATCCAGAGTTAAAAAAAGTGATACTTTATTTTTCCGTTTTTTCAACTGGTTACGATTCCAGTAAAACATCAGAAAGAGATCTTTGTGTTTATTTTAAAAACATATTCGATATTGAATATCAAAATAAAAATATAGTTATTGATCCTGTTTTTAATCAAAATAAAAAAATTAAAATAAAAAATAACGAGTTACAACACATAGAAAGTTGCTTTATTCATAATCCAAATTTTATAATCGATAATAATTTAGAAAATAGAGTTCAAGGTCATTTGCGTGAAAATAGAAGATTACCAAATCAAATTAAAAACTTACTTGGTTTGATTAAAAAGTGTAAAACTAATGGCCATGAATTAATTATCATTTTGCCACCAGCCAGAAGTGAATATAAACATTTAATTGAAGTCGATATATTTAACGAAATCCATCAAATTAGCCAATCTTATAACTTAAAAATAATTGACCTTTTTAACTATGATTTATTCACGGATGATGACTTTGGTGATAGTGATCATGTCAATATAAATGGCGCTAATAAACTAACCAATATAGCCAAAAATGAAATTAGCTGATAATGAATCCTATAATTCATTTACGTCTTATAATGCAGCATGCATACAGTATTCTGGTGTCAATTTTTTGACTCATAACATGGATAAATTCGGAAATACGATTTAAAGCAGCTATAACAATCAATATTAATGCGTTTTTATAAATTAGGTGTAATAACCAAAATAACAAGAATTTAGCTTTAATTCCGGACGGTGACTAAAAAACAACAAAAGTAACTGGTTTATGAGCACTAAATAGTGATAATTTATTTTTATCCATAAATAGTGCTAAGAATGAATTCGCTTAGAAAATAGTTTTGATCGATAAAAATAAGCCTCAGTATTGCTACTGAGGCCCGCTCACTAAAGGAATAATAAATTTAACTAACTACTTCTTTTTTGCTTTTGCATTGGGCAAATCGGTAATCGAACCTTCATAAACCTCAGCTGCAAGGCCGATTGATTCATGTAACGTAGGATGAGCATGGATAGTCAGCGCAATATCTTCGGCATCACAGCCCATTTCTATTGCTAAAGTGATTTCACCCAATAGTTCACCACCATTGACACCCACAATGGCACCACCGATAACCCGATGTGAATCTTTCTCAAAAATTAATTTGGTCATCCCTTCTGCACAATCGGAAGCAATCGCGCGTCCCGAGGCAGCCCATGGGAAAATGGCCGTTTCATAATTGATATTTTTTGCTTTGGCTTCTTTTTCAGTCAAGCCCACCCAAGCAACTTCAGGTTCAGTATAAGCAATCGATGGGATCACTTTTGGATCAAAATAATGTTTCTTACCAGCAATAACTTCAGCCGCCACGTGTCCTTCATGAACACCTTTATGTGCCAACATCGGTTGTCCGACAATATCACCAATCGCGTAGATATGCGGTACATTCGTTCGCATCTGTTTATCGACTTCGATAAAACCACGGTCAGTCACCGTCACTCCAGCATTTTCAGCAGCAATCAATTTACCGTTAGGTGAACGACCAATCGCGACTAAAACCGCATCATATTGCTCTGTCACGACTTTACCGTCTTTATCTTCCATGGACACATGAATAGCGTCAGGTTTCGCTTCAACTTTTGTCACCTTAGTTTGTAACATTAAAGTGAATTTCTTCTCGATCTGCTTAGTAAAGACCTTAACTACATCTTTATCTGCAGCCGGAATGACTTGGTCAAGCATCTCAACCACGTGCACCTGTGAACCTAGCGCATGATAAACCGTGCCCATCTCTAAACCGATAATACCACCGCCCATCAGTAACAGACGTTTAGGAATCGATTTTAGAGCTAATGCATCAGTTGAGTCCCAGATACGCTCATCTTCAT
Protein-coding regions in this window:
- the lpdA gene encoding dihydrolipoyl dehydrogenase, encoding MSKEIKTQVVVLGAGPAGYSAAFRAADLGLDVTLVERYATLGGVCLNVGCIPSKALLHVAKVMDEAKSLTSHGIEFGIPKLDLDKVRGWKEKVINQLTGGLAGMAKMRKVNVVQGEAKFTGSHTLSVDTADGATVITFENAIIAAGSRPIQLPFIPHEDERIWDSTDALALKSIPKRLLLMGGGIIGLEMGTVYHALGSQVHVVEMLDQVIPAADKDVVKVFTKQIEKKFTLMLQTKVTKVEAKPDAIHVSMEDKDGKVVTEQYDAVLVAIGRSPNGKLIAAENAGVTVTDRGFIEVDKQMRTNVPHIYAIGDIVGQPMLAHKGVHEGHVAAEVIAGKKHYFDPKVIPSIAYTEPEVAWVGLTEKEAKAKNINYETAIFPWAASGRAIASDCAEGMTKLIFEKDSHRVIGGAIVGVNGGELLGEITLAIEMGCDAEDIALTIHAHPTLHESIGLAAEVYEGSITDLPNAKAKKK
- a CDS encoding TIGR04211 family SH3 domain-containing protein, with product MNKYLISLLLSASVFSTAAIAAEKYVSDDLSIYLRRGPGTQYGLSGTLNAGDKVTILETSADGKFTRIQDEKGRAAWIETSALSDVPSLRIHIPQLEQQITSLKAQISELETSRGTVVQDIQDKLSTANQTIDSLKTENEQLQAKVNEQQQVVDSVNNQLDEKRQSLILNWFLYGGIVAGGGLVLGLILPAILPRRRKKDRWMN
- the seqA gene encoding replication initiation negative regulator SeqA — its product is MKTIEIDDELYQYIASQTLHIGESASSILRRLLTQDELNDANVPVISKRARANTERTDLVELSQVVQSDAFRLEKKSVNRFLAILAALYSFNSSRFTLAAASLHGSKRRYLATSEGALIEHGNNTKPKEINGTSYWVVTNNNTARKRYIIEAIMKNMAIEQNLIDLVTAAFMTKPEVKK
- a CDS encoding glycine zipper 2TM domain-containing protein; the encoded protein is MKKLVALTVAAGLLAGCTSSDIYSGNVYTANQAKQVQSVTYGTVVSVTPVKIQTNTNANGSSSNVLGTVGGGVVGGILGSTIGGGAGRDLAAAIGAIAGAVAGNAVQNDVAQVNAVQLDIRQENGNVISVVQKDSSGQFYAGQPVKMIGSGNQINVSPR
- the gloA gene encoding lactoylglutathione lyase — its product is MRILHTMIRVGHLQRAIDFYTQVLGMKLLRSAENKEYQYSLAFVGYTDESENAVIELTYNWGVETYDHGTAFGHIALGVKDVAQTCEMIRQAGGKVTREAGPVKGGSTIIAFVEDPDGYKIELIQDDQSHHALG
- a CDS encoding multifunctional CCA addition/repair protein, producing the protein MNIYLVGGAVRDGLLKQPVTDKDWVIVGTTPEALIEQGYQQVGHDFPVFLHPQTKQEYALARTERKSGKGYTGFICDFNPHITLEQDLIRRDLTINAIAQDQKGQLIDPFHGIDDLEHKILRHISLTFREDPLRVLRVARFAARFHSLSFTIAPETRLLMKEMVDAGEIDYLTPERVWKETEKALKTDSPQIYFSVLNQCGALAVLFPEFVPLFAQTHHTKLDSHNHTSLALQQSALLTQQPEIHFAVLCQGIGETALSETEQAISRSDHHTAAANLIRQLCIRLKIPNSYRTIALIARQYYRAILIVEQLSAEQILQILNGIDVWRHPTHLTQLLLCAQADFMAMPSQQKAFSQATYLTNMYHVAEKIDVQKVIADGFKQADIKIELEKRRLMAIKSAIETTAII
- the moaC gene encoding cyclic pyranopterin monophosphate synthase MoaC, whose protein sequence is MSNQTLTHINQRGDAHMVDVSAKSLSQREAKAEAYVEMQKETLMMIIEDRHKKGDVLATARIAGIMAAKKTAEIIPLCHPLLLTKIDVSIEPDLDHNRIHIVALCGLNGQTGVEMEALVAASTAALTIYDMCKAVQKDIIISQVRLLTKSGGKSGDFKAERL
- the moaD gene encoding molybdopterin synthase sulfur carrier subunit is translated as MIKVLFFAQIREMVGQNELNLDKHDLTVAQMIALLASQGDKWSLALTEKTVLCAVNKTLVAHDWIIKAGDEVAFFPPVTGG
- a CDS encoding Bax inhibitor-1/YccA family protein, with product MDNRYSSNGSIVEKTGSRVQTYMNQVYGWMSVGLLLTGLVAWYASGNMALLQMLYKGMWVLLIAQLGLVFVLSGMINKLSGATATALFMIYSILTGLTFSIYFLVYTGESIASTFFITTGMFAAISVYGYTTKRDLSGLGSFLFMGLIGIVIASIVNLFLKSEAVMWAITYIGVFVFAGLTAFDTQKLKALGENLSTDDSNAFRRYVILGALTLYLDFINLFIFLLRILGNRR
- the moaE gene encoding molybdopterin synthase catalytic subunit MoaE — translated: MATRIEVTNDMFDVTELNEWLSLDPQDGAIVTFMGKVRTLESETLSLYLEHYQGMTEQVLWRITEQARARWSLNHIVIIHRIGEILANQAIVFVGVSGPHRKAAFAAAEFMMDILKSEAPFWKREKTQQGDAWVEAKQSDQAALKKWF
- the pgm gene encoding phosphoglucomutase (alpha-D-glucose-1,6-bisphosphate-dependent), whose translation is MTGIHPRAGTQSLAEDLINLDTLVGHYYDIKPDLNDASQLVIFGTSGHRGSASKSTFNECHLLAIAQAIVDIRKKYHITGPCFVGKDSHILSEPALKSLLEVFAANQVMTVIAQDNGYTPTPVISHAIITYNQQHKTQVADGVVITPSHNPPEDGGIKYNVTHGGPADTDITKEIEFRANELLRGELREIKRLPLSQALHSGYVHEKAFEKGYIDDLANVIDMKAIADSTVKMGVDPLGGAAVSYWPRIAEQYQLNLNIVNDKVDAAFGFMHLDHDGAIRMDCSSAHAMAGLIKLKDQFDLAFGNDTDADRHGIVTPSGLMNPNAYLSAVTDYLLQYRPDWHKSIMIGKTLVTSSMIDRVTTALGHQYQEFPVGFKWYAEGLFNGTLGFACEESAGGSLLRHNGQVWTTDKDGLVLCLLAAEMMAKTDNNPQQQYDRLTDKFGTSFYGRIQAPATFAEKQKLAKLDAKQLKTDTLAGESIKQALTTAPANSAPIGGLKVITENGWFAARPSGTEDAYKIYAESFISQNHLAQLQEEAQQLVSGVIK